A single window of Dermochelys coriacea isolate rDerCor1 chromosome 14, rDerCor1.pri.v4, whole genome shotgun sequence DNA harbors:
- the PSMB8 gene encoding proteasome subunit beta type-8 produces MRLWTLDRAGTAAPANAQMFPFPESPPHPLNPPAPLPGAPPCVPSPGPPLRSHPCPVCPLPSAPPSPGLPVLPSPARPWPGRAGTVPPQLPLSVSLPPAPATQSRAGGAARRMALFEVCGAPRGGWDWATPGAAAAPRGPDHYSFGLRVPELALPRGEQPVQFLQTYSEEGRDRVRIQLAHGTTTLAFKFQHGVVVAVDSRASAGSYIATLEANKVIEINPYLLGTMSGSAADCQYWERLLAKHCRLYQLRNKERISVSAASKLLSNMMCEYRGMGLSMGSMICGWDKKGPGLYYVDDNGTRLSGPMFSTGCGNTYAYGVMDSGYWPDLSVEEAYDLGRRAISYATHRDAYSGGVVNMYHMKEDGWIKVEKTDVSQLIHKYLEVRK; encoded by the exons ATGCGCCTCTGGACTCTGGACCGTGCTGGCACCGCTGCGCCCGCCAATGCCCAGATGTTCCCCTTCCCTGAGAGCCCCCCGCACCCCTTGAAcccgccagccccgctccccgGCGCTCCCCCCTGCGTCCCATCCCCGGGACCCCCCCTGCGCTCTCATCCGTGCCCCGTATGCCCCCTCCCCAGcgcgcccccctccccagggctccccGTGCTCCCCTCTCCAGCGCGCCCTTGGCCGGGCAGGGCGGGGACGGTCCCACCCCAGCTGCCTCTTTCGGTTTCTCTTCCCCCGGCGCCCGCCACTCAGAGCCGGGCGGGAGGCGCAGCGAGGCGGATGGCGCTGTTTGAAGTCTGCGGGGCCCCCCGGGGGGGCTGGGACTGGGCGACCCCCGGAGCCGCCGCTGCGCCCCGGGGACCCGATCACTACAGCTTCGGCCTGCGGGTGCCCGAGCTGGCCCTGCCCAGGGGGGAGCAG CCGGTCCAGTTCCTGCAGACATACTCCGAGGAGGGTCGGGACCGGGTGCGGATCCAGCTGGCCCACGGCACCACCACCCTGGCCTTCAAATTCCAGCATGGGGTCGTCGTGGCTGTTGACTCCCGGGCATCGGCTGGCAGCTACATTG CCACCCTGGAGGCCAACAAGGTGATCGAGATCAACCCCTACTTGCTGGGCACCATGTCGGGCAGCGCGGCCGACTGCCAGTACTGGGAACGCCTCCTCGCCAAGCACTGCAG gcTGTACCAGCTGAGGAACAAGGAGCGGATCAGCGTCTCAGCTGCCTCCAAGCTGCTGTCGAACATGATGTGTGAATACCGGGGAATGGGGCTGTCCATGGGCAGCATGATCTGCGGCTGGGACAAGAAG GGCCCCGGCCTGTACTATGTGGATGATAATGGCACCCGTCTCTCTGGCCCCATGTTCTCCACGGGCTGCGGGAACACCTACGCCTACGGGGTGATGGACAGCGGGTACTGGCCCGACCTGAGCGTGGAGGAGGCCTATGACCTGGGGCGCCGTGCCATCTCCTACGCCACCCACCGTGACGCCTACTCTGGGGGTGTCGTCAACA TGTATCACATGAAGGAGGATGGATGGATCAAGGTGGAAAAGACAGACGTCAGCCAATTGATCCACAAGTACCTGGAGGTCAGGAAGTGA